The following proteins come from a genomic window of Rhizobium sp. 007:
- a CDS encoding S1C family serine protease, which translates to MNIDRILRSVVAVRSSIPEDAFTAMTLGTQREGSGVVIRENGLVVTIGYLITEAEEVWLTRNDGYVVPAHALAYDQETGFGLVQALGSLDVPALDLGDAAEAEVGDPVMLADGIGQFVQATIVAKQEFAGYWEYLLEEAIFIAPAHPSWGGAALIGSDGKLLGIGSLRLQMSQRGQSADINMVVPISLLPPILDDLLTRGQVNKPPRPWLGAFSAESNGDVVVMSVAEGGPAAQAGLREGDIISEIRDGEVAGLADFYRKLWRSGPAGVEIPMRILRDGREAWLRIKSADRNSFLRKPQLQ; encoded by the coding sequence ATGAACATCGACAGAATTTTGCGGTCCGTTGTGGCCGTACGTTCTTCAATTCCGGAAGATGCCTTCACGGCGATGACGCTCGGTACCCAAAGGGAGGGAAGCGGCGTGGTGATCCGGGAAAATGGGCTGGTGGTCACGATCGGCTACCTGATCACCGAGGCCGAGGAAGTTTGGCTGACGCGCAATGACGGGTATGTCGTTCCTGCGCATGCGCTTGCCTATGATCAGGAAACCGGCTTCGGTCTGGTGCAGGCGCTTGGGTCGCTTGACGTTCCCGCATTGGATCTTGGGGATGCTGCCGAAGCGGAGGTCGGCGATCCGGTCATGCTTGCTGACGGTATTGGTCAGTTCGTGCAGGCTACGATTGTCGCCAAGCAGGAATTCGCCGGCTATTGGGAATACCTGCTCGAAGAGGCAATTTTCATCGCGCCTGCACACCCTTCCTGGGGAGGTGCGGCACTCATCGGCTCCGACGGCAAACTTCTTGGCATTGGCTCGCTGCGCCTGCAAATGAGCCAAAGGGGACAGAGCGCGGACATCAACATGGTCGTGCCGATCAGCCTGCTGCCACCCATTCTTGATGATCTGCTCACGCGCGGCCAAGTGAACAAGCCGCCGCGTCCCTGGCTCGGGGCCTTCTCTGCCGAAAGTAATGGCGACGTGGTGGTCATGAGCGTGGCTGAAGGAGGTCCGGCGGCTCAAGCGGGCTTGCGTGAGGGAGATATCATCTCGGAGATACGGGATGGGGAGGTCGCCGGTCTTGCCGACTTTTACCGCAAGCTATGGAGGAGCGGCCCCGCCGGCGTGGAGATCCCCATGAGGATATTGCGCGACGGCCGCGAGGCATGGCTGCGTATCAAGTCGGCCGACCGCAACAGTTTTCTTCGAAAGCCGCAGCTGCAGTAA
- a CDS encoding LacI family DNA-binding transcriptional regulator codes for MANERVTSLKDVAGAAGVSVTTVSRLLNGSLELPHETKKRIEDAIRDLNYQPNPHARRLSRGRSDTIGLVVPDIANPFFATLVAAVEEEADRRGLAVSLYATLNRSGREVAYLQLIERNHVDGLIFVTNHPDDGQLGALINRTGKVVVVDEDVPDALAPKLFCDNDRGGYLAGTHLAEMGHRRVLFIGGPERMISAQRRFQGLERAMYELWGADAVLLNYKGEYTVAFGREAAKRFIAEGMPASAIFASSDEIAIGLIEVLRSQGISIPQDVSVVGFDDVGPLHLFAPPLTAIRQPVRQIGQRALSLLLETNWQERAPSAVEELLPVEIVVRNSVAPPANPKTAMDKKRTRG; via the coding sequence ATGGCGAATGAGCGTGTCACCAGTCTGAAGGATGTCGCCGGTGCTGCCGGCGTTTCCGTGACGACGGTCTCGCGACTGCTGAACGGATCGCTCGAGCTTCCCCACGAGACGAAGAAGAGGATCGAGGATGCGATCCGTGATCTCAACTATCAGCCCAATCCGCATGCCCGGCGCCTAAGCCGCGGGCGCTCGGATACAATCGGTCTCGTGGTGCCCGACATCGCCAATCCGTTCTTCGCAACGCTTGTCGCGGCGGTGGAGGAGGAGGCGGACCGCCGCGGGCTTGCCGTCTCGCTCTACGCGACGCTGAACCGCTCTGGCCGCGAGGTTGCCTATCTTCAGCTTATCGAGCGCAACCACGTCGATGGATTGATCTTCGTCACCAACCATCCGGATGACGGGCAACTCGGGGCGCTCATCAACCGCACCGGCAAGGTTGTCGTCGTAGACGAAGACGTCCCGGATGCGCTGGCACCGAAGCTCTTCTGCGACAACGACAGGGGCGGCTATCTGGCAGGAACGCACCTTGCGGAGATGGGGCATCGCCGCGTCCTTTTCATCGGCGGGCCCGAACGGATGATCAGCGCACAGCGCCGTTTCCAAGGGCTCGAAAGGGCGATGTACGAACTGTGGGGTGCTGATGCCGTGCTGCTCAACTACAAGGGCGAATACACCGTCGCCTTCGGGCGGGAAGCCGCCAAGCGCTTCATAGCCGAGGGCATGCCCGCCAGCGCGATCTTCGCGAGTTCGGATGAAATCGCCATCGGTCTCATTGAAGTCTTGCGCAGCCAAGGCATTTCGATCCCGCAGGATGTGTCGGTCGTTGGCTTCGACGACGTCGGGCCGCTGCATCTTTTTGCGCCGCCGCTGACGGCCATCCGCCAGCCCGTTCGGCAGATCGGCCAGCGCGCGCTGTCGTTGCTTCTTGAGACAAACTGGCAGGAGCGTGCCCCATCCGCTGTGGAAGAGCTCCTGCCGGTCGAAATCGTCGTGCGGAATTCCGTTGCGCCGCCGGCGAATCCAAAAACCGCAATGGACAAAAAAAGAACCAGAGGATGA
- a CDS encoding substrate-binding domain-containing protein yields MTRTIKRRTFTAALGFTALATASLAGLGASAQEKTFALVQINQQALFFNQMNEGAQKAADAAGVKLVIFNANNDPAAQNSAIETYIQQKVAGLAVVAIDVNGIMPAVKQAADAGISVVAIDAILPEGPQKAQIGVDNAKAGADMGKFFLDYVKANMDGKAKVGVVGALNSFIQNVRQEGFEKTLEGVSGIEKAGVVDGQNIQDNALAAAENLITGNPDMTAVYATGEPALMGAIAAVESQGKQDAIKVFGWDLTAQAIAGIDAGYVAAVIQQDPAAMGAAAVDALKKVSDGGSVDKNIAVPVTIVTKENVEPYRAVFK; encoded by the coding sequence ATGACCCGGACTATCAAACGCAGAACATTTACAGCCGCTCTCGGCTTCACCGCATTGGCAACCGCCTCGCTCGCAGGCTTGGGCGCAAGTGCGCAGGAAAAGACCTTTGCGCTGGTGCAGATCAACCAGCAGGCATTGTTTTTCAACCAGATGAACGAGGGTGCCCAGAAGGCGGCCGATGCAGCAGGCGTAAAACTCGTGATCTTCAATGCCAACAACGATCCGGCTGCCCAAAACAGCGCAATCGAGACTTACATCCAGCAGAAAGTCGCCGGTCTTGCCGTCGTTGCCATCGATGTCAACGGCATCATGCCGGCCGTCAAGCAGGCGGCAGACGCCGGTATCTCCGTGGTCGCGATCGATGCAATCCTCCCTGAAGGCCCCCAGAAGGCGCAGATCGGCGTCGACAACGCCAAGGCCGGCGCTGATATGGGCAAATTCTTCCTCGACTATGTCAAGGCGAACATGGACGGCAAGGCAAAGGTCGGTGTCGTCGGTGCGCTGAATTCGTTCATCCAGAACGTCCGCCAGGAGGGCTTTGAAAAGACGCTCGAAGGTGTCTCCGGCATCGAAAAGGCTGGCGTCGTCGATGGTCAGAACATTCAGGACAATGCGCTTGCCGCCGCCGAGAACCTGATCACCGGCAATCCGGATATGACCGCCGTCTATGCGACCGGCGAACCGGCGCTGATGGGAGCCATCGCCGCTGTCGAAAGCCAGGGCAAGCAGGATGCCATCAAGGTGTTCGGCTGGGATCTCACTGCCCAGGCGATCGCCGGCATCGACGCCGGTTACGTTGCCGCCGTGATACAGCAGGATCCGGCAGCCATGGGTGCTGCGGCCGTCGACGCGCTGAAGAAGGTCTCGGATGGCGGTTCGGTCGATAAGAACATCGCGGTTCCCGTGACCATCGTCACCAAGGAGAACGTGGAACCATACAGGGCCGTTTTTAAATGA
- a CDS encoding ATP-binding cassette domain-containing protein yields MISHGQHPSAVSGTGGAMLSRQSGAATKRPRISLRDIRKTFGSHQALRGVDLDLYPGECLGLVGDNAAGKSTLTKIISGTYIPDGGTISIDGEEVRFSGPAEARSRNIEMVFQDLSLCDHIDVVGNLFLGREITKGPFLDRATMLSEARKMLDALEIRIPRLTAKVEKLSGGQRQAIAIARAASFNPKVLIMDEPTSALAVAEVEAVLSLINRVKAKGVSVVLITHRLQDLFRVCDRIAVMYEGTKVAEREIGKTDLEDLVKLIVGGERQ; encoded by the coding sequence ATGATCAGCCACGGACAGCACCCAAGCGCGGTCTCCGGAACCGGGGGAGCCATGCTCTCCCGGCAATCCGGGGCGGCGACAAAACGGCCGCGCATATCGCTCCGCGATATCCGCAAGACCTTCGGCTCGCACCAGGCGCTGCGCGGCGTCGACCTCGACCTTTACCCCGGGGAATGCCTCGGCCTTGTAGGCGACAATGCGGCAGGTAAGTCAACGCTTACTAAAATTATCTCCGGCACCTATATCCCCGACGGTGGAACGATCTCGATCGATGGAGAAGAGGTGCGTTTTTCCGGTCCGGCCGAGGCCCGCTCGCGCAATATAGAGATGGTCTTCCAGGACTTGAGCCTCTGCGATCATATCGATGTGGTCGGCAATCTCTTTCTCGGCCGCGAAATCACCAAGGGACCTTTTCTCGATCGTGCGACCATGCTTTCCGAGGCGCGCAAAATGCTCGATGCGCTGGAAATTCGCATCCCGCGGCTGACTGCAAAGGTCGAAAAGCTTTCCGGTGGCCAGCGCCAGGCCATTGCAATTGCCCGGGCCGCCTCCTTCAATCCCAAGGTTCTGATCATGGACGAGCCGACATCGGCACTTGCCGTTGCCGAGGTGGAAGCCGTGCTCTCGCTGATCAACCGCGTCAAGGCGAAGGGCGTTTCCGTCGTCCTCATCACCCATCGCCTGCAGGACCTCTTCCGGGTCTGCGACCGGATTGCCGTCATGTACGAAGGCACCAAAGTCGCCGAGCGCGAGATCGGCAAGACCGATCTGGAGGATCTCGTGAAGCTCATCGTCGGAGGAGAAAGGCAGTGA
- a CDS encoding ABC transporter permease, producing the protein MTVYTERAKGSPLADFFAEHAQVLSIAFFFLACVAFFAVTTDTFMTVGNLLNVVRQAAPILIVAVAMTLVIVTGGIDLSVGSQVALVNAVAAIILAMGYPWPLVVAGMLTFGALMGIAQGWFVAYQGIPAFIVTLAGLSILRGLALYLTQGYSIPIKDVPGFFWLGRGQFIGLPVPALIAILVAAIGYVVISSTKYGRQVVAVGSNMEAARRVGMPAQWIIASVYLVSGAASALAGLLIAARLGSGSSNAAVGFELQVVAAVVLGGTSLMGGRGTILGTVLGTLTIAVIGNGLILMHISPFFTQIVTGAIILLAIWLNTRIFTTSFRFGGKKKG; encoded by the coding sequence GTGACCGTCTATACCGAACGCGCCAAAGGCTCGCCGCTTGCCGACTTCTTTGCCGAGCACGCGCAGGTCCTGTCGATTGCCTTTTTCTTCCTCGCCTGTGTGGCCTTCTTTGCAGTCACGACCGATACGTTCATGACCGTTGGAAATCTCCTGAATGTCGTACGGCAGGCGGCGCCGATTCTGATTGTGGCCGTCGCGATGACCCTGGTCATCGTCACCGGCGGTATCGATCTGTCGGTCGGGTCGCAGGTGGCGCTCGTCAACGCCGTGGCGGCGATCATTCTCGCCATGGGTTACCCTTGGCCGCTCGTTGTCGCGGGTATGCTGACCTTCGGGGCGCTGATGGGCATAGCGCAGGGATGGTTCGTTGCCTATCAGGGAATCCCGGCCTTCATCGTCACGCTGGCGGGACTTTCGATCCTGCGCGGCCTGGCGCTTTATCTGACGCAGGGCTATTCGATCCCGATCAAGGACGTGCCGGGTTTCTTCTGGCTGGGACGCGGCCAGTTTATCGGCTTGCCGGTCCCTGCGCTGATCGCCATTCTCGTTGCCGCCATCGGCTATGTCGTGATCTCCTCGACCAAATATGGACGCCAGGTCGTGGCCGTCGGCTCCAACATGGAAGCAGCACGCCGCGTCGGCATGCCGGCGCAGTGGATCATTGCCTCGGTCTATCTCGTTTCCGGCGCGGCCTCGGCGCTGGCCGGGCTGTTGATTGCGGCGCGTCTTGGCTCCGGCTCATCAAACGCAGCCGTCGGTTTCGAACTGCAGGTCGTCGCGGCCGTGGTGCTCGGCGGTACGTCGCTGATGGGTGGCCGCGGCACGATCCTCGGCACGGTACTCGGAACGCTGACCATCGCGGTGATCGGCAATGGCCTCATCCTGATGCACATCTCGCCGTTCTTCACCCAGATCGTGACCGGTGCAATCATCCTTCTGGCGATCTGGCTCAATACCCGCATCTTCACCACCAGTTTCCGTTTCGGCGGCAAGAAGAAGGGCTGA
- a CDS encoding phosphotriesterase: MKGELSEGHIRSGKVMTVAGPIAADALGVTLMHEHVLNDCRCWWHPPKTPERQYLAEGFVCMEILGELRQDPFVNKHNITLDDEPLAIAELEDFAKEGGRTVVEPTCQGIGRNPLALRRIAKATGLNIVMGAGYYLASSHPAKVAGMSVAEIADEIVCEALEGAQGTDVKIGLIGEIGVSSDFTAQEEKSLRGATQAHCRTGLPLMVHLPGWFRLGHKVLDIVAKEGGDLRHTVLCHMNPSHDDLGYQGEIASRGAFLEYDMIGMDFFYADQQVQCPSDEEAARAIVKLVEMGHAGRILLSHDVFLKMMLTKYGGNGYAYALRHFLPRLKRHGLNDRIIGQMMRDNPRSVFQAAA, encoded by the coding sequence ATGAAAGGTGAACTCTCCGAAGGCCATATCCGATCCGGCAAGGTGATGACCGTTGCCGGGCCGATTGCAGCTGATGCGCTCGGCGTTACGCTGATGCACGAGCACGTCCTCAACGACTGCCGTTGCTGGTGGCATCCACCAAAGACGCCGGAGCGGCAATATCTTGCCGAAGGTTTCGTTTGCATGGAGATTCTCGGTGAGCTCCGCCAGGACCCGTTCGTCAATAAGCACAACATAACGTTGGACGACGAGCCGCTGGCCATTGCCGAGCTTGAGGATTTCGCGAAGGAAGGCGGCAGGACGGTCGTCGAGCCGACATGCCAGGGCATCGGCCGCAACCCGCTGGCGCTCAGGCGCATTGCCAAGGCCACGGGACTCAATATCGTGATGGGTGCGGGCTATTACCTGGCCTCGTCGCATCCAGCCAAGGTTGCTGGCATGAGTGTCGCAGAGATTGCCGATGAGATCGTCTGTGAGGCTCTTGAGGGTGCTCAAGGCACGGATGTGAAGATCGGTCTCATCGGCGAGATTGGCGTCTCTTCCGACTTCACCGCGCAGGAGGAAAAATCCCTACGCGGCGCAACCCAAGCACACTGCCGCACAGGTCTGCCGCTGATGGTCCATTTGCCCGGCTGGTTCCGGCTCGGCCACAAGGTGCTCGACATCGTGGCCAAGGAGGGTGGCGATCTCCGCCACACCGTTCTCTGCCACATGAATCCCTCGCATGACGATCTCGGCTATCAGGGCGAGATCGCTTCGCGCGGCGCGTTCCTCGAATACGACATGATCGGCATGGATTTCTTCTATGCCGACCAGCAGGTGCAATGCCCGAGCGACGAGGAGGCTGCACGGGCCATCGTCAAGCTCGTCGAGATGGGACACGCCGGCCGTATCCTGCTGTCGCACGACGTTTTCCTGAAGATGATGCTGACGAAATACGGCGGCAACGGCTATGCCTACGCCCTCAGGCATTTCCTCCCGCGCCTCAAACGCCACGGCCTCAATGACCGGATCATCGGCCAAATGATGCGCGACAATCCACGGTCGGTCTTCCAGGCTGCTGCCTGA
- a CDS encoding glutamine amidotransferase: MTKKVLLVGESWVSSATHYKGFDQFGSVTFHLGAEPLVKALQGSEFELTYMPAHEAVEKFPFGMAGLDAYDAVILSDIGANSLLLPPAVWLQSKTVPNRLKLIKAWVEKGGALLMVGGYFSFQGIDGKARWRRTPVEDVLPVTCLPYDDRVEMPEGSTAVVLKPEHPVMAGLDGEWPLLLGVNEVELRDRADIEVLARLPEDQGSHPLLVLGSHGKGRTAAWTSDIGPHWLSPAFCEWEGYGRLWTNLLAWMTEAR; this comes from the coding sequence ATGACAAAGAAAGTACTCCTCGTCGGTGAAAGCTGGGTCAGTTCGGCCACCCACTACAAGGGCTTCGACCAGTTCGGCAGCGTAACTTTCCATTTGGGCGCCGAGCCGCTGGTCAAGGCGCTTCAGGGTAGCGAATTCGAACTGACCTACATGCCGGCGCACGAGGCGGTGGAAAAATTTCCCTTCGGCATGGCCGGGCTTGACGCCTATGACGCGGTCATCCTGTCAGACATCGGCGCGAACTCGCTGCTCCTGCCGCCGGCGGTCTGGCTGCAGTCGAAGACGGTGCCGAACCGGCTGAAACTCATCAAGGCCTGGGTCGAGAAGGGCGGCGCGCTGTTGATGGTCGGCGGCTACTTCTCGTTTCAGGGGATCGACGGCAAGGCGCGCTGGCGCCGCACGCCGGTCGAAGACGTCTTGCCCGTCACCTGCCTTCCCTATGACGACCGCGTTGAAATGCCGGAAGGATCGACGGCCGTTGTCCTGAAGCCGGAACATCCGGTCATGGCCGGGCTTGACGGCGAATGGCCGCTGCTTCTCGGCGTCAACGAAGTGGAACTGCGCGACCGTGCCGATATTGAGGTGCTTGCCCGCCTGCCGGAGGATCAGGGGAGCCATCCCTTGCTGGTGCTGGGTTCGCATGGCAAGGGCCGCACGGCCGCCTGGACCTCCGATATCGGTCCTCACTGGCTGTCGCCGGCTTTTTGCGAGTGGGAAGGGTATGGACGCTTGTGGACCAATCTCCTTGCCTGGATGACCGAGGCGCGCTGA
- a CDS encoding ribokinase, translating into MRAYVIGNVTVDETISVSAMPEAGASILGHEETRDLGGKGANQAVVMGRAGLASILVAAVGDDFRAEIIRSQLAEEPVDARLVRLAGKASDFSIIFTTPDGENAIVTTTDSAGSLTLSEAIRPLAESTAGDLVVLQGNLSDDVTRGILEEARRRQLVTAFNPSPLRRFFADLWPLIDIAFLNKGEAESLTGTGGQAAASTLISAGVKYAVLTLGGEGAMLASRAGTLKIPAAPVTAIDTTGAGDTFMGTALASCALRGVPLDARAIRHATTAAALTVSRRGTRSAFPTNAELHAILAA; encoded by the coding sequence ATGCGCGCTTATGTCATCGGCAACGTCACAGTGGACGAAACCATTTCCGTATCGGCCATGCCCGAGGCAGGCGCCTCGATTCTCGGTCACGAGGAAACCCGTGACCTTGGCGGCAAAGGCGCGAACCAGGCCGTGGTGATGGGCCGTGCTGGTCTTGCCTCCATCCTTGTTGCAGCCGTCGGCGATGATTTTCGCGCTGAGATCATTCGCAGCCAGTTGGCCGAAGAACCGGTCGACGCGCGACTGGTCCGACTCGCCGGAAAAGCCAGCGATTTCTCCATCATCTTCACCACCCCCGATGGCGAGAATGCCATCGTCACGACCACGGATTCTGCCGGTTCGCTGACCCTTTCGGAAGCAATTCGGCCGCTTGCCGAAAGTACCGCTGGCGATCTCGTTGTCCTGCAGGGCAACCTTTCCGATGACGTTACCCGCGGCATCCTTGAAGAAGCCAGGCGCCGACAGCTGGTCACCGCCTTCAATCCCTCACCCCTTCGTCGCTTTTTCGCCGATCTCTGGCCGCTCATCGACATCGCCTTTCTGAATAAAGGCGAAGCCGAGAGCTTGACTGGAACCGGCGGCCAAGCTGCCGCGTCGACCCTGATCTCTGCGGGGGTCAAATATGCTGTCCTGACACTCGGCGGCGAAGGCGCAATGCTCGCAAGCCGGGCAGGCACCCTTAAGATCCCGGCAGCCCCCGTCACCGCCATCGATACGACGGGCGCCGGTGACACCTTCATGGGCACGGCACTCGCCTCTTGTGCCTTGCGCGGCGTGCCGCTCGATGCCCGCGCCATACGCCACGCGACCACTGCTGCTGCCTTAACTGTCAGCCGGCGGGGCACCCGATCTGCGTTTCCCACCAATGCCGAACTCCATGCCATCCTCGCCGCCTGA
- a CDS encoding BtpA/SgcQ family protein has protein sequence MQEISDKTSSAIREIFGTDKALIGMIHCPAFPGAPRYRGKEMNAIYDACLRDAEALIEGGMHGLIIENHGDIPFSKPEDIGPETAAFMSVVTDRIARAVDVPLGINVLANAPIPSFAIAMAGGAKFIRVNQWANAYVANEGFIEGRAAQAMRYRSMLRAEHIRVFADSHVKHGAHAITADRTIKELTRDLAFFDADAVIATGQRTGNTASIEEIEEIGAATHLPLLVGSGVSKENIVKILRRTNGVIVASSLKHGGVWWNPVDIERVKAFVAAARPALKG, from the coding sequence ATGCAGGAAATATCCGACAAGACCTCAAGCGCCATACGGGAAATATTCGGGACTGACAAGGCGCTGATCGGCATGATCCATTGCCCCGCCTTTCCCGGCGCGCCGCGTTACCGCGGCAAAGAGATGAACGCCATCTATGACGCCTGCCTGCGCGACGCCGAGGCCCTGATAGAGGGCGGTATGCACGGGCTGATTATCGAAAATCACGGCGACATCCCTTTCTCGAAGCCGGAGGATATCGGCCCGGAGACCGCGGCTTTCATGTCGGTCGTCACCGATCGCATCGCACGGGCCGTTGATGTCCCCCTCGGGATTAACGTCCTTGCGAATGCGCCGATCCCATCATTCGCCATCGCCATGGCCGGCGGCGCGAAGTTCATCCGGGTCAACCAGTGGGCCAACGCCTATGTCGCGAATGAGGGCTTCATTGAAGGCCGCGCGGCGCAGGCGATGCGCTACCGGTCGATGCTGAGAGCCGAGCACATTAGGGTTTTCGCCGACAGCCACGTCAAGCATGGCGCACACGCCATCACCGCCGACCGCACGATCAAGGAACTGACCCGCGACCTTGCTTTCTTCGACGCCGATGCCGTGATCGCCACGGGACAGCGCACAGGCAACACGGCGAGCATCGAGGAGATTGAGGAAATCGGCGCAGCGACCCACCTGCCGTTGCTGGTCGGTTCCGGCGTCAGCAAGGAGAATATCGTCAAAATCCTGAGGCGCACCAACGGCGTCATCGTCGCCTCCTCGCTGAAGCACGGCGGCGTGTGGTGGAACCCGGTCGACATCGAGCGCGTCAAGGCCTTCGTTGCAGCCGCCAGACCGGCTTTGAAGGGATGA
- a CDS encoding TenA family protein: MRESMSDQVIRENRSVFEAMVSHRFVEDIKAGRLSKEVFDRYLVYEGAFVETAISMFAYATAKAETIAQKRWLIGVLDTLANQQIAYFEKTFAARGIDPTAFDVDRPEVADFRNGMLEIARSGGFLDTIAAMFAAEWMYWTWSRQAAECRIDDPLLKEWVDLHAHEDFAAQARWLKAELDLAADPLEPVERSRLSSIFGRVQQLEIGFHGAPYR; this comes from the coding sequence ATGCGGGAGAGTATGTCGGATCAGGTCATCCGGGAAAACCGGTCCGTCTTCGAGGCGATGGTCAGTCATCGCTTTGTCGAGGACATCAAGGCGGGTCGCCTGTCGAAGGAAGTCTTCGACAGATACCTCGTTTACGAGGGTGCCTTTGTCGAAACTGCCATCTCCATGTTCGCCTATGCAACGGCCAAGGCAGAGACCATTGCGCAGAAGCGATGGCTGATCGGTGTGCTTGACACGCTCGCCAATCAGCAGATTGCCTATTTCGAGAAGACCTTCGCCGCACGCGGGATCGATCCCACAGCCTTCGATGTCGATCGCCCGGAGGTGGCGGACTTCCGCAACGGCATGCTGGAGATCGCAAGATCCGGAGGCTTCCTCGACACGATCGCCGCCATGTTTGCTGCTGAATGGATGTATTGGACCTGGTCGAGACAGGCGGCCGAATGCCGGATCGACGATCCATTGCTCAAGGAATGGGTGGACCTCCACGCCCATGAGGATTTTGCCGCCCAGGCGCGCTGGCTTAAGGCAGAGCTCGACCTTGCAGCCGATCCCCTCGAGCCCGTCGAGCGGTCGCGGCTCAGCAGCATCTTCGGCCGGGTCCAGCAGCTGGAGATCGGTTTTCACGGCGCGCCCTATCGATAG
- a CDS encoding YbhB/YbcL family Raf kinase inhibitor-like protein, whose translation MALTLMSPAFTQDNPIPKKYARSGENLFPPLKWGGAPQGTRSFALIVEDPDAPRGTFRHCGIANIPSDWDALAESADTAPENAPRFYTNDFGNARYDGPQPPRGDKAHHYIFRLAALDVPRLSVPGDAGIASMWNEARKHMLAEASITGTYQT comes from the coding sequence ATGGCACTGACCCTGATGAGCCCGGCATTCACACAGGATAATCCCATTCCCAAGAAATATGCGCGCTCCGGCGAAAATCTGTTCCCGCCTCTCAAGTGGGGCGGGGCTCCGCAAGGAACGAGAAGCTTTGCCTTGATCGTCGAAGACCCGGACGCGCCGCGCGGCACCTTCCGCCATTGTGGCATTGCCAATATCCCATCCGATTGGGATGCTCTGGCCGAAAGCGCCGATACCGCACCGGAAAACGCGCCACGCTTTTACACGAATGATTTCGGCAATGCGCGCTATGATGGTCCGCAGCCACCACGGGGCGACAAGGCGCATCACTATATCTTTCGCCTTGCCGCGCTCGACGTCCCGAGGCTTTCGGTTCCCGGCGACGCCGGTATCGCTTCGATGTGGAACGAAGCAAGGAAACATATGCTCGCCGAGGCAAGCATTACCGGGACCTATCAGACCTAG
- a CDS encoding DUF2267 domain-containing protein has translation MSTTGLDVFDKTLQTTNIWLNEIMADHGPDRHVAWHILGAVLKALRDKLSPDLAAHLGAELPLIVRGIYYDQYRPSQMPEKTRSRDEFLERVAEGLKSIRPVDPADAAKSVFHVLARHVDLGQSAKVRDALPKEIQALWPDSVGVR, from the coding sequence ATGAGCACAACCGGTCTCGATGTCTTCGACAAGACACTGCAAACCACCAATATCTGGCTGAACGAAATCATGGCCGACCATGGTCCCGACCGGCACGTCGCATGGCATATTCTGGGCGCCGTCCTTAAGGCCTTGCGCGACAAGCTTTCGCCGGACCTTGCGGCCCATCTCGGCGCAGAACTGCCGCTCATCGTTCGCGGCATCTACTATGATCAGTATCGACCTTCCCAGATGCCGGAAAAGACGCGTTCACGCGATGAATTCCTCGAGCGTGTCGCCGAAGGGCTAAAATCCATTCGTCCGGTCGATCCCGCCGATGCGGCGAAATCGGTTTTCCACGTTCTTGCCCGTCATGTCGATCTCGGCCAATCGGCGAAGGTGCGCGACGCACTGCCCAAGGAGATTCAGGCTTTGTGGCCCGACAGCGTCGGCGTAAGATAG
- a CDS encoding CBS domain-containing protein yields the protein MKVSEVMTRDVRLVRPGDTIEEAARIMAELDAGVVPVEDNDRLVGMLTDRDIAVRAIAQGQGPEAKVGDIMTSEVRYCFDDQDTDEVCKNLADQQIRRIPVVNRDKRLVGILSLGDLATVAEKASAGAALAGISRHGGHHSQSSGLH from the coding sequence ATGAAAGTGAGCGAAGTGATGACGCGCGACGTCCGGCTCGTCAGGCCGGGTGACACGATTGAGGAAGCGGCAAGGATCATGGCCGAACTCGACGCCGGCGTCGTGCCGGTCGAGGATAATGACCGGCTCGTTGGCATGCTGACGGATCGCGACATCGCGGTTCGCGCCATTGCCCAGGGGCAGGGACCTGAGGCGAAGGTCGGCGATATCATGACGTCCGAAGTCAGATACTGCTTTGATGATCAGGACACCGACGAAGTCTGCAAGAACCTTGCCGATCAACAGATCAGGCGCATTCCGGTGGTTAATCGGGACAAACGGCTGGTCGGCATATTGTCGCTTGGCGATCTGGCTACTGTCGCCGAAAAAGCGTCGGCCGGCGCAGCTCTTGCGGGGATATCGCGGCACGGAGGCCACCATTCGCAGTCGAGCGGCCTTCACTAA